In a genomic window of Punica granatum isolate Tunisia-2019 chromosome 6, ASM765513v2, whole genome shotgun sequence:
- the LOC116210604 gene encoding beta-glucosidase 40-like, with translation MEVSRQGIVSVMAVALWIQIMSACSAVEATISRGSFPKGFVFGTASSAFQYEGAVNEDGRGLTVWDTFAHKSGKISDFSNADVAVDQYHRYEEDIQLMKDLGMDAYRFSIAWSRIFPNGSGEINEAGVNHYNKFIDALLVKGIEPYVTLYHWDLPQTLEDKYLGWLSPEIIKDSVTFAETCFEKFGDRVKHWITFNEPHTFAIQGYDVGLQAPPGRCSVLRLFCRAGNSASEPYIVAHNVLLSHATAVDIYRKKYQQKQQGSVSMSFDVMWFEPATNSTEDIEATQRAQDFQFGWLLDPLMFGDYPSSMKTRVGSRLPKFSQSESALVKGSLDFVGINHYTTYYAKASISNAFNDSLEDSGAITQPFKADFKPIGDSANSIWLYIVPRCIRSLMNYIKTKYENPSVIITENGMDDPNNLLISIRDALKDQKRIKYHNDYLMNLLAAIKEDGCNVKGYFVWSLLDNWEWAAGYTSRFGLYFVDYKDKLKRYPKDSVQWFKNFLAST, from the exons TACGAAGGAGCAGTCAATGAGGATGGGAGGGGACTCACAGTGTGGGACACTTTCGCCCATAAATCTG GTAAGATATCCGATTTTAGTAATGCGGACGTTGCTGTGGATCAGTATCACCGCTACGAA GAGGACATTCAACTCATGAAAGACCTGGGAATGGATGCCTATAGATTTTCAATTGCTTGGTCCCGTATATTCCCCA ATGGAAGTGGAGAAATCAATGAAGCCGGAGTCAACCATTACAACAAGTTCATCGATGCATTACTTGTGAAAG GAATCGAGCCCTACGTGACCTTGTATCATTGGGATCTCCCTCAAACCTTAGAAGATAAATATTTGGGGTGGCTTAGCCCGGAGATCAT AAAGGACTCCGTGACATTTGCGGAGACTTGTTTTGAAAAGTTTGGGGACAGAGTGAAGCACTGGATTACGTTCAACGAGCCCCACACGTTTGCCATTCAAGGGTACGACgtgggcctacaggcaccacCAGGCCGTTGTTCGGTCCTACGGCTCTTCTGCAGGGCCGGAAACTCGGCATCTGAGCCTTACATTGTCGCCCACAATGTCCTCCTCTCTCATGCAACTGCAGTCGATATTTACCGGAAGAAGTATCAG CAAAAACAACAAGGGTCAGTCAGCATGTCATTCGATGTGATGTGGTTTGAACCTGCAACGAACTCAACTGAGGACATCGAAGCAACTCAAAGAGCCCAAGACTTCCAGTTTGGCTG GCTTTTGGATCCCTTGATGTTTGGGGACTACCCGAGCTCGATGAAGACTCGAGTGGGGAGCCGATTGCCGAAGTTTTCCCAATCCGAATCTGCCCTTGTTAAAGGATCATTAGATTTTGTGGGAATCAATCACTATACAACATACTATGCTAAAGCCAGCATATCCAATGCCTTCAATGATTCTCTTGAGGACTCTGGTGCCATCACTCAAC CATTCAAAGCTGATTTCAAGCCTATTGGTGACAGC GCAAATTCCATATGGCTGTACATAGTACCCCGCTGTATCAGGAGCTTAATGAACTACATCAAGACCAAGTACGAGAACCCTTCCGTCATCATCACCGAAAATG GGATGGATGACCCGAACAACCTGCTAATCTCAATCAGAGATGCATTAAAGGACCAGAAAAGGATCAAGTACCACAATGACTATCTCATGAACTTACTGGCAGCGATCAA GGAAGATGGGTGCAATGTGAAAGGATACTTTGTATGGTCACTGCTCGACAATTGGGAATGGGCTGCGGGTTACACTTCAAGGTTCGGTCTTTACTTCGTGGACTACAAGGACAAACTCAAGAGATACCCAAAGGACTCGGTTCAATGGTTTAAGAACTTCCTGGCTTCAACATAA
- the LOC116212511 gene encoding beta-glucosidase 40-like, whose product MEVSRQGIVLVMAVALWIQIMSARSAVEATISRGSFPKGFVFGTASSAFQYEGAVNEDGRGLTVWDSFAHTFGKVSDFSNADVAVDQYHRYEEDIQLMKDLGMDAYRFSIAWSRIFPNGSGEIKEAGVDHYNKFIDALLAKGIEPYVTLYHWDLPQALEDKYLGWLSPKIIKDFVTFAETCFEKFGDRVKHWITFNEPHTFAIQGYDVGLQAPGRCSILLRLFCRAGNSASEPYIVAHNVLLSHATAVDIYRKKYQRKQQGSVGMSFDVMWFEPATNSTEDIEATQRAQDFQFGWLLDPLTFGDYPSSMKTRVGSRLPKFSQSESALVKGSLDFVGINHYTTYYAKANISNAIGVLFNDSLADSGAITLPFKDLKPIGDKANSIWLYIVPRGIRSLMNYIKTKYENPPVIITENGMDDPNNPLISIRDALKDRKRIKYHNDYLTNLLAAIKEDGCNVKGYFVWSLLDNWEWAAGYTSRFGLYFVDYKDKLKRYPKDSVQWFKNFLASK is encoded by the exons ATGGAGGTCTCGAGACAAGGGATTGTTTTGGTCATGGCGGTAGCTTTGTGGATCCAAATTATGAGCGCACGCTCTGCGGTGGAGGCTACGATTAGCAGAGGGAGCTTTCCGAAGGGTTTCGTCTTTGGCACTGCCTCTTCGGCCTTCCAG TACGAAGGAGCAGTCAATGAGGATGGGAGGGGACTCACAGTGTGGGACAGTTTCGCCCATACATTTG GTAAGGTATCTGATTTTAGTAACGCGGATGTTGCTGTGGATCAGTATCACCGCTACGAA GAGGACATTCAACTCATGAAAGACCTGGGAATGGATGCCTATAGATTTTCAATTGCTTGGTCCCGTATATTCCCCA ATGGAAGTGGAGAAATCAAAGAAGCCGGAGTCGACCATTACAACAAGTTCATCGATGCATTACTTGCGAAAG GAATTGAGCCCTACGTGACCTTGTATCATTGGGACCTCCCTCAAGCCTTAGAAGATAAATATTTGGGGTGGCTTAGCCCGAAGATCAT AAAGGACTTCGTGACATTTGCGGAGACGTGTTTTGAAAAGTTTGGGGACAGAGTGAAGCACTGGATTACGTTCAACGAGCCCCACACGTTTGCCATTCAAGGGTATGATgtgggcctacaggcaccagGCCGTTGCTCGATCCTCCTCCGGCTCTTCTGCAGGGCCGGAAATTCTGCGTCTGAGCCTTACATTGTAGCCCACAATGTCCTCCTCTCTCATGCAACTGCAGTCGATATTTACCGGAAGAAGTATCAG CGAAAACAACAAGGGTCAGTCGGCATGTCATTCGATGTGATGTGGTTTGAACCTGCAACGAACTCAACTGAGGACATCGAAGCAACTCAAAGAGCCCAAGACTTCCAGTTTGGCTG GCTTTTGGATCCCTTGACGTTCGGGGATTACCCGAGCTCGATGAAGACTCGAGTGGGGAGCCGATTGCCGAAGTTTTCCCAATCCGAATCTGCCCTTGTTAAGGGATCATTAGATTTTGTGGGAATCAATCACTATACAACATACTATGCTAAAGCCAACATATCCAATGCAATTGGAGTGCTCTTCAATGATTCGCTTGCAGACTCTGGTGCCATCACTCTAC CATTCAAAGATCTGAAGCCTATTGGTGACAAG GCAAATTCCATATGGCTGTACATAGTACCCCGCGGTATCAGGAGCTTAATGAATTACATCAAGACCAAGTACGAGAACCCTCCTGTCATCATCACCGAAAATG GGATGGATGACCCGAACAACCCGCTAATCTCGATCAGAGATGCTCTAAAGGACCGGAAAAGGATCAAGTACCATAATGACTATCTCACGAACTTACTGGCAGCGATCAA GGAAGATGGGTGCAATGTGAAAGGATACTTCGTATGGTCACTGCTCGACAATTGGGAATGGGCTGCGGGTTACACTTCAAGGTTCGGTCTTTACTTTGTGGACTACAAGGACAAACTCAAGAGATACCCAAAGGATTCGGTTCAATGGTTTAAGAACTTCCTGGCTTCAAAATGA
- the LOC116211674 gene encoding uncharacterized protein LOC116211674, producing MGLKRPFEIEDLQEPQKHSKQAEPDFKEAGQVHGIFSEPDISDGDKYVFPNYSPLKEIGNDFIFDIPYFDIEVATSGASSLVTHGSSEEDVESETVGHFEDVSSSLDCSPERIVPIGSNHQARLPPWVGQMYMSELYNFDKEDTEENYLGTCIIPMPDESTFELDQGIVGGGRKDCSCIDKGSMRCVRQHITESQEDVRTNLDDEKFVLLGLADLGEEVACEWSEEEEQLFNEVVFSNPVSAGKNFWKRLSATFSSRTKRELVSYYFNVFMLRKRATQNRCRFLDIDSDDDEWHRNMYEIPKEVDVFQSASLGYNNQWAEHGNICIEQDEDGDEGEDDEYEYEYGDVDNDEEGIRCHNEEAFPVKSFAENTFGNWDERTDVIGDFFGLQDDSCTSFDYLLTSPVDTHGPVNGDTAVHAKARSSKSCEETDGSRGVDDAKGIVFQESKESNK from the exons ATGGGACTTAAGAGACCTTTTgaaatcgaggatttgcaagAGCCTCAGAAGCATTCAAAACAGGCTGAACCTGATTTCAAGGAAGCTGGTCAAGTTCATGGCATATTTTCAGAACCTGATATCTCAG ATGGGGACAAGTATGTATTTCCTAATTATTCACCTCTCAAGGAAATTGGGAATGATTTCATCTTTGACATTCCATACTTCGATATTGAAGTCGCGACAAGTGGTGCCTCATCATTGGTCACCCATGGTTCTAGTGAGGAAGACGTGGAGTCTGAGACAGTGGGTCATTTTGAGGATGTCTCCTCTTCCTTGGACTGCTCTCCTGAAAGGATTGTTCCAATTGGATCAAATCATCAGGCTAGGCTTCCACCTTGGGTTGGCCAAATGTACATGTCTGAGCTGTACAATTTTGATAAGGAGGATACTGAAGAGAACTACCTGGGGACTTGCATTATCCCCATGCCTGATGAAAGTACCTTTGAACTTGATCAGGGAATCGTAGGAGGGGGAAGGAAAGATTGCAGCTGTATAGATAAGGGGTCTATGAGGTGCGTGAGACAACATATTACTGAATCTCAGGAGGACGTGAGAACCAATCTTGATGATGAAAAGTTTGTCCTTCTGGGGCTAGCTGACTTGGGAGAGGAGGTGGCTTGTGAATGGAGTGAGGAAGAGGAGCAGTTATTCAATGAGGTTGTCTTCTCAAACCCAGTGTCAGCTGGCAAGAACTTCTGGAAGCGTTTATCAGCTACATTTTCTTCGCGAACAAAAAGGGAGCTGGTGAGTTATTACTTCAACGTGTTTATGCTTCGGAAGCGGGCCACACAGAACAGGTGCAGGTTTCTGGATATTGATAGCGATGATGATGAATGGCACAGAAATATGTATGAAATTCCTAAGGAAGTTGATGTGTTCCAGAGTGCATCTCTCGGCTATAATAATCAATGGGCTGAGCATGGCAACATTTGTATTGAACAAGATGAAGATGGAGATGAAGGTGAAGATGATGAATATGAATATGAATATGGGGATGTAGACAATGATGAAGAAGGAATCCGATGTCACAATGAAGAAGCATTTCCAGTCAAGTCGTTTGCTGAGAATACGTTTGGGAATTGGGATGAGAGAACTGATGTTATTGGAGACTTCTTTGGTCTTCAAGATGATTCATGCACATCCTTCGATTATCTGTTGACTTCACCTGTTGATACTCATGGGCCAGTCAACGGAGACACAGCTGTACATGCCAAGGCCAGAAGCAGCAAATCGTGTGAGGAAACTGATGGTTCGAGAGGAGTGGATGATGCAAAAGGCATAGTATTCCAGGAATCAAAGGAATCCAACAAATAG
- the LOC116212448 gene encoding zinc finger protein ZAT9 isoform X2 has translation MMMATTTKFVCKFCNKRYPCGKSLGGHLRSHRFGTNLSEDDCSRASGSSNHEKRELGPEVGGSSGYGLRTNPKKTRRFRDSSSVAFHQQGYSNVCKECGKGFQSMKALCGHMACHSEREKTSDCFEEEEDDDDDDEEGEEEEDVTDQTGYQSKQFKPVVESDQSNGYSSVSEIEQEQEELARCLMMLSRDDRSRRIPNSSVSLVLESKSSPIRVRVRAVEGLNSAGHNEIMETKKQQGKRIRNDSESPKDGPSCAGGIDFALIASKQNHQCNVCYKLFDSRKALSGHRSASSCYRKVEPLPPSESNMDVNRQWTSKKLSSDLKKKLVGTKKSYRHECPICFRVFKSGQALGGHKRSHFLGSSEERSMAIHQDINKVQGLIDLNLPAPLEEDGNEDCRFVLC, from the exons ATGATGATGGCGACGACGACAAAGTTTGTCTGCAAATTCTGCAACAAGAGGTACCCTTGTGGCAAATCCTTGGGTGGCCACTTGAGGTCCCACAGGTTTGGGACCAATCTGAGCGAGGACGATTGCAGTAGAGCTAGTGGGAGCAGCAACCATGAGAAGAGGGAGTTGGGCCCCGAGGTCGGTGGGAGCTCAGGTTACGGCCTCAGGACGAACCCGAAGAAGACGCGGAGGTTCCGGGATTCGAGCTCTGTTGCTTTTCACCAGCAGGGTTATAGCAATGTGTGTAAGGAATGTGGTAAAGGGTTCCAATCGATGAAAGCTCTGTGTGGTCACATGGCTTGTCACTCTGAGAGGGAGAAGACAAGTGATTgctttgaagaagaagaagatgatgacgacgatgacgaagagggagaagaggaagaagatgttACTGATCAGACTGGTTATCAGAGTAAGCAGTTTAAACCTGTAGTGGAGAGTGATCAATCTAATGGGTACTCCTCCGTCTCGGAGATCGagcaagaacaagaagaattGGCTAGGTGCTTGATGATGCTATCAAGGGACGATCGTAGCCGGCGAATTCCGAATTCAAGTGTTTCATTGGTTCTGGAGTCCAAATCTTCCCCAATTCGTGTTAGGGTCAGAGCTGTCGAAGGCCTGAACAGTGCTGGGCACAATGAGATTATGGAGACGAAGAAACAGCAAG GTAAGAGAATCCGAAATGATTCCGAAAGTCCCAAGGACGGTCCTTCATGTGCTGGAGGAATTGATTTCGCTCTCATTGCCAGCAAGCAAAATCATCAGTGCAATGTCTGTTACAAGCTGTTTGACTCTCGCAAAGCGCTCTCGGGACATAGATCGGCATCATCCTGCTACAGGAAAGTCGAACCTCTTCCTCCTTCTGAGTCCAATATGGATGTAAACAGACAATGGACCAGCAAGAAACTGAGCAGTGACTTGAAGAAGAAACTTGTCGGCACTAAGAAGAGCTATAGGCATGAGTGTCCGATCTGCTTCCGGGTCTTCAAGTCGGGCCAAGCGCTTGGGGGCCACAAGAGATCCCACTTCTTGGGAAGTTCGGAAGAGAGATCAATGGCCATTCATCAGGACATCAATAAGGTCCAGGGTCTTATTGATCTGAACCTTCCTGCTCCGCTCGAGGAAGATGGCAACGAGGATTGCCGGTTCGTGCTGTGCTAG
- the LOC116212448 gene encoding zinc finger protein ZAT9 isoform X1: MMMATTTKFVCKFCNKRYPCGKSLGGHLRSHRFGTNLSEDDCSRASGSSNHEKRELGPEVGGSSGYGLRTNPKKTRRFRDSSSVAFHQQGYSNVCKECGKGFQSMKALCGHMACHSEREKTSDCFEEEEDDDDDDEEGEEEEDVTDQTGYQSKQFKPVVESDQSNGYSSVSEIEQEQEELARCLMMLSRDDRSRRIPNSSVSLVLESKSSPIRVRVRAVEGLNSAGHNEIMETKKQQGRDCKLKSAEILLGSDKSDSGYMMYEEQNSDSSIDERIKIKELAKPKRVRDMTDFTHLGKKLDKKIDYMAAGKRIRNDSESPKDGPSCAGGIDFALIASKQNHQCNVCYKLFDSRKALSGHRSASSCYRKVEPLPPSESNMDVNRQWTSKKLSSDLKKKLVGTKKSYRHECPICFRVFKSGQALGGHKRSHFLGSSEERSMAIHQDINKVQGLIDLNLPAPLEEDGNEDCRFVLC; this comes from the coding sequence ATGATGATGGCGACGACGACAAAGTTTGTCTGCAAATTCTGCAACAAGAGGTACCCTTGTGGCAAATCCTTGGGTGGCCACTTGAGGTCCCACAGGTTTGGGACCAATCTGAGCGAGGACGATTGCAGTAGAGCTAGTGGGAGCAGCAACCATGAGAAGAGGGAGTTGGGCCCCGAGGTCGGTGGGAGCTCAGGTTACGGCCTCAGGACGAACCCGAAGAAGACGCGGAGGTTCCGGGATTCGAGCTCTGTTGCTTTTCACCAGCAGGGTTATAGCAATGTGTGTAAGGAATGTGGTAAAGGGTTCCAATCGATGAAAGCTCTGTGTGGTCACATGGCTTGTCACTCTGAGAGGGAGAAGACAAGTGATTgctttgaagaagaagaagatgatgacgacgatgacgaagagggagaagaggaagaagatgttACTGATCAGACTGGTTATCAGAGTAAGCAGTTTAAACCTGTAGTGGAGAGTGATCAATCTAATGGGTACTCCTCCGTCTCGGAGATCGagcaagaacaagaagaattGGCTAGGTGCTTGATGATGCTATCAAGGGACGATCGTAGCCGGCGAATTCCGAATTCAAGTGTTTCATTGGTTCTGGAGTCCAAATCTTCCCCAATTCGTGTTAGGGTCAGAGCTGTCGAAGGCCTGAACAGTGCTGGGCACAATGAGATTATGGAGACGAAGAAACAGCAAGGTAGAGATTGTAAACTAAAATCAGCTGAGATTCTCCTAGGTTCCGATAAATCTGATTCTGGGTATATGATGTACGAAGAGCAGAACTCCGACAGCTCCATTGATGAGCGCATAAAGATCAAAGAATTGGCCAAGCCCAAAAGGGTGAGAGACATGACTGATTTTACTCATCTGGGAAAGAAACTTGACAAGAAAATTGATTACATGGCTGCAGGTAAGAGAATCCGAAATGATTCCGAAAGTCCCAAGGACGGTCCTTCATGTGCTGGAGGAATTGATTTCGCTCTCATTGCCAGCAAGCAAAATCATCAGTGCAATGTCTGTTACAAGCTGTTTGACTCTCGCAAAGCGCTCTCGGGACATAGATCGGCATCATCCTGCTACAGGAAAGTCGAACCTCTTCCTCCTTCTGAGTCCAATATGGATGTAAACAGACAATGGACCAGCAAGAAACTGAGCAGTGACTTGAAGAAGAAACTTGTCGGCACTAAGAAGAGCTATAGGCATGAGTGTCCGATCTGCTTCCGGGTCTTCAAGTCGGGCCAAGCGCTTGGGGGCCACAAGAGATCCCACTTCTTGGGAAGTTCGGAAGAGAGATCAATGGCCATTCATCAGGACATCAATAAGGTCCAGGGTCTTATTGATCTGAACCTTCCTGCTCCGCTCGAGGAAGATGGCAACGAGGATTGCCGGTTCGTGCTGTGCTAG